One Pelorhabdus rhamnosifermentans DNA segment encodes these proteins:
- a CDS encoding efflux RND transporter periplasmic adaptor subunit: MRIERSKRLYHWILAVVVVVAIAGLFGHRLLAKKQVVALPQTVEVKAMQVIQKDTALQYEFTGKVQSENEVKIMSKVSGNIVAKMVKGGDIVYKGQPLFRVDNKQYRSAIRSAQGTLNQSRAQLNNAQTDLDRYQHLAAMKGVAQQTVDTQASQVEQYQADMEANEAKLQEAEENEQDTLIVSPVDGRIDVNDLSIGDYVTAGSTTMATVSSMDPVWVQFSMSENEYLKFALAGNGTLPDSFKNNIKLTLSNGAEYPLVGSIEQIDKGISDTTGTITLKASFSNPQRLLIPGMFAKVSAQGEMLQGALLIPQRAVKELLGKTFVTVVTDDNKAASRAVELGAKIGNLWLIEKGLTAGDRVVVEGMDKAKTGMMLEVTMMGPDELTNPVEQ; this comes from the coding sequence GTGCGAATAGAACGTTCAAAAAGACTATATCATTGGATTTTGGCTGTTGTTGTGGTAGTAGCCATTGCAGGATTGTTCGGTCATCGTCTCTTGGCGAAAAAACAAGTCGTAGCACTGCCTCAAACGGTAGAAGTAAAGGCGATGCAAGTCATTCAGAAGGATACGGCTCTACAATATGAATTTACCGGAAAGGTGCAATCGGAAAATGAGGTAAAAATCATGTCGAAAGTGTCGGGAAATATCGTGGCGAAAATGGTCAAGGGCGGGGATATTGTTTACAAGGGGCAACCCTTGTTTCGAGTGGACAATAAGCAGTATCGGTCCGCTATTCGTTCCGCTCAAGGTACGCTGAATCAATCGCGTGCTCAGCTAAATAATGCGCAAACTGATTTGGACAGATATCAGCACTTGGCTGCTATGAAAGGTGTTGCACAGCAAACGGTAGATACGCAGGCATCGCAAGTAGAGCAGTATCAGGCGGACATGGAAGCCAATGAGGCCAAACTGCAAGAAGCAGAGGAGAATGAACAAGATACGTTAATTGTTTCACCTGTAGATGGACGAATCGATGTAAATGATTTAAGTATTGGTGACTATGTAACGGCTGGATCGACAACAATGGCGACTGTGTCCTCCATGGACCCGGTATGGGTTCAATTTAGTATGAGTGAAAATGAGTATTTGAAGTTTGCATTGGCAGGCAATGGTACTTTGCCTGATAGTTTTAAAAATAACATCAAATTGACGTTAAGTAATGGAGCAGAATATCCCTTAGTTGGTTCTATTGAGCAGATTGACAAAGGAATTAGCGATACGACAGGGACGATTACGTTGAAGGCTTCGTTTAGTAATCCTCAGCGTCTATTGATTCCGGGAATGTTCGCTAAAGTTAGCGCGCAAGGGGAAATGCTGCAAGGAGCCTTATTGATTCCCCAGCGGGCAGTAAAAGAATTGCTGGGTAAGACATTTGTCACTGTTGTCACAGACGATAACAAAGCGGCGAGCCGGGCTGTAGAGTTGGGTGCGAAAATTGGCAATTTGTGGTTGATTGAAAAAGGGCTTACAGCAGGAGACCGTGTGGTTGTAGAAGGCATGGATAAGGCAAAAACAGGTATGATGCTAGAGGTAACGATGATGGGACCGGATGAACTAACTAATCCGGTCGAGCAGTAG
- a CDS encoding efflux RND transporter permease subunit, whose amino-acid sequence MAQFFINRPIFAIVLSIIITIIGVTAAVNLPVAQYPQISPPTVSVSTSYQGANADVVDQSVAQVVEQQVNGVEGMSSMSSTSTDAGSYSLSVQFESGENPDTAAVQTQNRVSESNASLPSTVQSTGVTTRKASQEMSLMFTLWSPNNTYDANFLKNYGSIYLMDDIKRVKGVGDVSQFGSDYSMRIWLQPDKMSRLGVSTSEVVTAIESQNTQAAAGAIGNMPVTSQQEFQYTVKVKGRLSTPEEFENIIVLAKSDGSFIRLKDIARVEFGSKEYTYSSLMNGHQSAGFAIELTSDANALETIGNVKKVLAKAAQNFPDDLQYKIVVDNTDFVRESMIEVAKSFAEALLLVVIVVFLFLQSWRATLIPLLAIPVSLLGTFGMFTILGFTINTLTLFAMVLAIGLVVDDAIVVIEAVEHNMRYDDLTPLLATRKAMKEVSGPVIAIAFVLAAVFIPVAFFGGMMGILYKQFALTICVSMVLSAIVALSLTPALCVLLLKPYHAHKPQGALENFFARFNGWFEESIERYGIGLAKLIAKSRLCMILLVVLLILTGGLYKLVPSSFVPDEDQGFYITSLTLPEASSLNRTMEAMQELTQKVTAQTGVLNVMSISGMDLLGGGTKSSGGAMFVCLTPWTEREKPELKVNQEMMQTMLGGSHLPAGNVISFNPPALPGLGMVGGFTLMLEDRSGGSLDDLDSMAQKFIAAAKQRPEIGSIASNFKADTPGYQFEVEREKAEKMGVATDDVFTALQIYLGGSQVNDFNKFGRTYKVIVQADTSFRGDVDALRALCVKSSSGTMVPLNTLIKSTTINSPSVITRYNGLKAVKISGSQASGYSSGQAISALEEVASQTLSSGYTYEWSGQSREEKLSSNRAPVVFGMALVFVFLCLAALYESWSIPFAVLLAVPLGIFGAFLFQYLRNLENSIYMQIGLVMLIGLAAKNAILIIEFATVRVRQGMSIHQAAIEAAKIRLRPILMTSLAFIIGCIPLAIATGAGASARNSMGNAVVGGMLTATSLGIFLIPVLFVVVERLTEKFNVLRKKMIKTDPV is encoded by the coding sequence ATGGCGCAGTTTTTTATTAATCGCCCTATTTTTGCGATTGTTTTATCGATTATTATTACTATAATTGGTGTTACGGCGGCTGTGAATCTACCTGTTGCGCAGTATCCGCAAATTTCACCGCCCACAGTATCTGTGAGTACGAGTTATCAAGGAGCCAATGCGGATGTTGTGGATCAGTCGGTGGCCCAGGTTGTGGAACAACAAGTTAACGGAGTTGAGGGAATGTCTTCCATGTCGTCGACAAGTACTGACGCGGGTTCCTATTCGTTAAGTGTTCAATTTGAGTCAGGCGAGAATCCTGATACAGCAGCTGTCCAAACACAGAATCGTGTGTCAGAATCGAATGCTTCGCTGCCAAGTACGGTTCAATCGACGGGGGTTACAACAAGAAAAGCATCTCAGGAAATGTCGTTAATGTTTACACTTTGGTCACCGAATAATACTTATGATGCCAATTTCCTCAAAAATTACGGCAGTATTTATCTTATGGATGACATTAAGCGAGTCAAAGGGGTTGGCGACGTATCGCAATTTGGTTCAGATTATAGTATGAGAATTTGGTTGCAGCCGGACAAGATGTCACGGTTAGGTGTTTCGACAAGTGAAGTCGTTACAGCGATTGAATCGCAAAATACTCAGGCTGCTGCCGGTGCCATCGGAAACATGCCTGTCACTTCCCAACAGGAATTTCAATATACTGTTAAGGTCAAGGGACGTTTGTCGACTCCAGAGGAGTTTGAAAATATTATTGTTCTTGCCAAGTCAGATGGTTCATTTATTCGCCTGAAAGATATTGCTCGCGTGGAATTCGGCAGTAAAGAATATACTTATAGCAGTTTAATGAATGGACATCAAAGTGCTGGCTTCGCCATTGAATTAACGAGCGATGCCAATGCTTTAGAGACTATTGGTAATGTAAAAAAGGTTTTGGCAAAAGCGGCACAGAATTTTCCAGATGATTTACAATATAAAATTGTTGTGGATAATACGGATTTTGTGCGTGAATCGATGATTGAAGTAGCCAAAAGTTTTGCGGAAGCCTTACTTTTGGTTGTAATTGTGGTGTTTCTATTTTTACAGAGTTGGCGTGCAACCTTGATTCCGTTGCTGGCCATACCCGTATCTCTATTAGGGACCTTTGGGATGTTTACGATATTAGGTTTTACCATCAATACATTGACTTTGTTTGCTATGGTTTTGGCCATCGGTTTGGTTGTTGATGATGCGATTGTTGTGATTGAGGCAGTCGAGCATAATATGCGTTATGATGATTTAACGCCGCTATTGGCGACTCGCAAGGCCATGAAGGAAGTATCTGGTCCGGTTATTGCTATTGCGTTTGTATTGGCAGCGGTATTTATTCCTGTGGCATTCTTTGGTGGGATGATGGGAATTCTATATAAACAGTTTGCGCTTACAATTTGCGTGTCGATGGTCTTATCCGCTATTGTGGCCTTATCGCTTACTCCAGCTCTTTGTGTATTGTTACTTAAGCCTTATCATGCTCATAAACCACAAGGGGCTTTGGAAAACTTTTTTGCAAGGTTTAACGGTTGGTTTGAAGAAAGTATCGAACGGTATGGAATAGGTTTAGCTAAATTGATAGCCAAATCTCGGCTCTGTATGATTTTATTAGTCGTGCTCTTGATCTTGACTGGTGGGCTCTATAAGTTAGTTCCATCGTCTTTTGTGCCTGATGAAGACCAAGGGTTTTATATTACTTCGCTTACCCTGCCTGAAGCTTCTAGTTTGAATCGTACAATGGAAGCGATGCAAGAATTGACGCAGAAGGTTACCGCCCAGACGGGCGTGTTGAATGTAATGTCCATTTCTGGCATGGACTTGCTCGGCGGCGGAACGAAATCAAGTGGCGGTGCGATGTTTGTTTGTCTTACACCCTGGACGGAACGCGAAAAACCGGAGCTAAAGGTAAACCAGGAAATGATGCAGACCATGTTAGGAGGAAGCCATTTGCCGGCAGGTAATGTTATTTCCTTTAATCCGCCGGCATTACCCGGACTTGGCATGGTGGGTGGTTTTACGCTCATGTTGGAAGACCGCAGTGGCGGTTCTTTGGATGACTTAGATAGTATGGCGCAAAAATTTATTGCTGCTGCAAAACAACGCCCTGAAATTGGTTCCATTGCCAGTAATTTTAAAGCTGATACACCAGGATACCAATTTGAGGTAGAACGGGAAAAGGCTGAAAAAATGGGTGTTGCGACGGATGATGTATTTACTGCTTTACAAATCTACCTTGGCGGTAGCCAAGTGAATGATTTTAATAAATTTGGTCGTACTTACAAGGTTATCGTACAGGCTGATACGTCCTTTCGCGGTGATGTTGATGCGCTAAGAGCGTTATGCGTGAAAAGTTCCAGTGGGACGATGGTTCCGCTAAATACACTGATTAAATCGACTACGATTAATTCGCCGTCAGTGATTACCCGCTATAATGGGCTGAAAGCCGTAAAAATTAGTGGTAGTCAAGCTTCGGGATATAGTTCAGGGCAGGCCATCAGCGCATTGGAGGAGGTAGCATCTCAGACATTATCCAGCGGTTATACTTATGAATGGTCTGGCCAGAGTCGGGAAGAAAAGCTTTCAAGCAATCGAGCACCCGTTGTATTTGGAATGGCACTTGTTTTCGTATTTTTGTGCTTGGCAGCCCTTTATGAAAGTTGGAGTATTCCTTTTGCAGTATTGTTAGCCGTTCCGCTAGGCATATTTGGTGCCTTCCTGTTTCAATATCTAAGAAATTTGGAGAATAGTATTTATATGCAAATTGGGTTGGTCATGCTCATTGGATTGGCTGCGAAAAATGCCATTCTTATTATTGAATTCGCAACAGTGCGAGTTCGTCAGGGAATGAGTATTCATCAAGCTGCTATTGAAGCGGCTAAAATAAGACTTCGACCCATTTTGATGACTTCATTGGCGTTTATTATTGGCTGTATTCCGCTGGCGATTGCCACAGGTGCAGGTGCCAGTGCTAGAAACTCGATGGGAAATGCAGTCGTAGGGGGCATGTTAACGGCTACATCGCTGGGAATCTTTCTCATTCCCGTATTATTTGTCGTTGTAGAAAGATTAACAGAAAAGTTCAATGTATTGCGTAAAAAAATGATAAAAACTGATCCTGTGTAG
- a CDS encoding xanthine phosphoribosyltransferase: MKLLQEKIRSEGLVLSDSVLKVDSFLNHQIDPALMMKIGEEFVERFKGEKITKILTIESSGIAIAMATAVILNVPIVFARKRKSVTFDEELYWAKVYSYTKQESNDIIVSKRFLSAEDQVLILDDFLANGEAALGLANIIQQAQAKVVGIGIVIEKSFQPGAQKLIAAGYRVESLARIQSLENGQVHFL, from the coding sequence ATGAAATTATTACAGGAAAAAATCCGTTCTGAAGGATTAGTATTAAGTGATTCGGTACTGAAAGTGGATTCTTTTTTAAATCACCAAATTGATCCGGCCTTAATGATGAAAATCGGCGAAGAATTTGTGGAACGTTTTAAAGGCGAGAAGATTACGAAAATCCTGACGATCGAATCTTCCGGCATTGCTATTGCGATGGCTACAGCCGTGATTCTAAATGTCCCGATTGTATTTGCGCGTAAGCGAAAATCAGTTACATTTGATGAAGAATTGTATTGGGCGAAGGTTTATTCCTATACCAAGCAGGAATCAAATGATATTATCGTGTCCAAACGGTTTTTATCTGCGGAGGACCAGGTGCTTATTCTTGATGATTTTTTAGCAAATGGTGAAGCAGCTCTTGGATTGGCTAATATCATTCAGCAGGCACAAGCGAAGGTTGTGGGTATTGGCATTGTGATTGAAAAGTCCTTTCAGCCTGGCGCGCAAAAATTAATTGCAGCGGGCTATCGTGTGGAGTCGCTGGCTCGTATTCAGTCTTTAGAAAATGGTCAAGTTCATTTTTTATGA